The Triticum dicoccoides isolate Atlit2015 ecotype Zavitan chromosome 6A, WEW_v2.0, whole genome shotgun sequence genome has a window encoding:
- the LOC119314888 gene encoding protein disulfide isomerase-like 1-4: MATMQIPTPRSLLLLLFLATPFFVLPNPSSASVSLPDIILPEVVNDNEAHVVVLTAANFSSFLAVRRHVVVDFYAPWCYWSRKLAPEYGAAASHLVGWGLDVALAKVDATQEHDLARAHDVQGYPTVLFFIDGVPKPYPYYGERTK; the protein is encoded by the coding sequence ATGGCGACGATGCAGATTCCCACACCCCGATCTCTCCTCCTGCTCCTCTTTCTCGCCACCCCCTTCTTCGTCCTCCCCAACCCCTCCTCCGCCTCTGTCTCCCTCCCGGACATCATCCTGCCCGAGGTAGTCAACGACAACGAGGCCCACGTGGTCGTCCTCACCGCCGCCAACTTCTCCTCCTTCCTCGCCGTCCGCCGCCACGTCGTAGTTGACTTTTACGCGCCCTGGTGCTACTGGTCCCGCAAGCTCGCGCCGGAGTACGGCGCGGCCGCGTCGCACCTGGTCGGCTGGGGGCTCGATGTCGCGCTCGCCAAGGTCGACGCCACCCAGGAACATGACCTCGCTCGCGCCCATGATGTCCAGGGGTACCCCACCGTCCTCTTCTTCATCGACGGCGTGCCCAAACCCTACCCCTACTACGGCGAGAGGACCAAGTAA